Below is a window of Gossypium hirsutum isolate 1008001.06 chromosome A12, Gossypium_hirsutum_v2.1, whole genome shotgun sequence DNA.
TCACTGATTGCTGGATATTCGGATAATGGATTTGTTAGTCTTGCTCTTAAGATGTTCTCTGATATGCGTGGTCCTAATGTTGAAGTGAATTGTTATACCCTTGCTAGCATTCTTAAAGTGGCGTCTGACTCGAACTCTTTGCACCTTGCAGTGCAGATGCATTCCTATATGATTAAATGTGGATTCATGTCGGATGACTATGTGGTGTCTTGCTTGATAGCAACGTATGGGAAGTGCGGCAGCTGTAACGAGTCGAGAAGGGTATTTTCTGATGTTGATAAGACAAGTGTCATGCATCTTAATGCAATGTTGAATACTTTGGTTAATGCTGATTGTCATGTTGATAGTCTAGATCTCTTCCGAAACACAGTGGATTCCAAACTTGAAGTAGACAGCAAAACTTTTAGCATCGTTCTTAAAGCTTGCAGTGCCATGACAGATTTGGAACAGGGAAGAGGCGTTCACTCTCTTGCTCTTAAATCTGGATTTCATCAAGATTGCTTTGTCGAGACTGCTGTTATTGACCTTTGCTGCAAGTGTGGAAACATAAGTGATGCAGAGAGGGCTTTTAGATATGCATCTGTTGACAACTTGGCTGCATGGAATGCAATGATAACAGGATATGCACAACATGGTTGCTATAATGAGGCTTTCAGACTTTACGATAGAATGACTGTATGTAGAATTGAACCTGATGAGATAACTTATCTTGGACTCCTTACTTCATGCTGCCATGCAGGACTACTGCAAGAAGCACAGAGTTACATGAACTCTATGGTTGAGTGTCATGGTCTAATCCCACATTTAGAACATTACGCTTGCATGGTTGATCTGCTTGGCCGAGTAGGTCTCCTGGAAGATGCAAAGAAGACCATAGATGAAATGCCTATCGAACCAGATGCTCGAATATGGCAGATTCTGCTATCTGCATGCAACATCCATGGAAATTTTGATATGGGAAGAGTTGCAGCCACCAAACTTCTTGAACTGCAGCCTGATAATGAATCTGCCTATATTCTTCTTTCGAATCTTTGTGCTTCAGCTGGTATGTGGAATGCTGTCAGAAAATTGAGAAGAGAAATGAAGGAAAAACTAGTTTCCAAGGAACCGGGTTCTAGTTGGATTCAACTAAGAGGATCCATGCATTACTTTTTTGCTGATGATCTGTTGCACCCTGAACATAAAGCAATATTTTTGGAGCTGTCAAAGTTGTATGAACATATGCAAGATTCAAAGAtaaatggtaattttttattggaCTTATGACCATTGAAAAAGATACGTTGTCGTAGCTTTTGCAACTGAGAATATTTAGGTTCTCCGATGTTCTAAATTCTAATCCATCAACCTTATCAATCATCTAATTTGATGTGATGAACTTTTGGATTTTGGCAAGTTGAATAGAAACTGGCACTTTAACTTGGATTCTAAGAAGTTACTACAATGTAGACAAACAACGAAGAACAGGGATTGCTTCAATACATTAATAAGTTAAATTGGGTTCATGGCATTTTTTACATTAGTTAGACATGGCAATAGCCATGAAAACCAGGGTCGAGGAACCTTCTGGTTCCTCAAGGCCAAGACGATAAACCATCATGGTCCATGGACAGAACACTGTTAACCGTTCCTCCTTTAACCCATGGCAAGCAAAATGCAGCCTAAAGCCCCTAACGGAGATTCCTTGATTCTTTCAGAAGGTAATGGAAGGAAGCCTTTTCTTGGTGTTAAAGGTATAAACTTGTTACTTTATTCCTTGCTCTACCATGTGATAAATGCCATAAACCCTACTTTAAACTACATTTTCTCAATACCTGAAAATCACTTTGCTAATCTCACCTTGTTAGGTCATGGCTATTGCTGTCAATTTCTCAGCCCAAGCCTTGAGGCAGAGGACATTTCCGAGGGCAATGGCAGACCTTGCCCTTAATCCCTTGCCTTCCCAAACATCACGCCGACTTGAGCTAAAGAGAACGAAGAAGCAGCCTAATGGGGTGGCCATTAAAAAGCAGGAACAAAATAAACTAACCTACAACCGTGGAGTCTCTTCGGTCATGTCGTCATCGAACAGTGATATTGAGTCAATTTTGGGTCAACCTTCTGCAGCTGAAACAATCAAGGATTTCTACATGTGCATCAATGAGAAAAATCTGAAAGGACTTGAGGGTTATATCTCAGAAGCCTGCTACATCGAGGACTGCTCTTTCTACAACCCATTTAACGGAAAAAGGGTTACCTCTCTTTGTCTCTGCTTGCGTATTTAAGTTACAACATGTATTGTCATATCTGATATGGAAACATAGTTTGCAGGAGGTTATTCATTTCTTCTATCTGCTCATGGGCAGCATGGGTCAAAACGTGAAATTCATCATCGAACACATTTGCGAAGGAGATAGTTTTACTGCAGGAGTAAACTGGCATTTAGGTAACTATATACATATGATATATCGACCACCTTTTCTTGAGCTTTTAACTCTTATCGTAACTTGCTTTAACAAGAGACTGAGGAATTATTTTCTGATAATATTGCAGAATGGAAACAGACGCAGATTCCCTTCACCAGAGGATGCAGCTTTTACGAATGCTCGGAAGAAGGGGAAATATTAGTTATAAAGTAATGTATAGCATATCAGTGCCTGTTTTAGGCCATTTTAATCGACACTAACTTTCGATTCAATGCAGGAAAGCTCGGATCATTATCGAGTCACCTCTGAAACCAGGGGGAGTGGTGCTGGTAATCTCCCCTCGAGAACCATTCAGTTTAACACTACTTAATCAAGGGCTAATTAAGCTTCCTGTTTGTTGGTTCTGAACCATCTTTTTTTCTCGATATGTTGATTCATTCAGGTCCTGTTGAAGAACGTGACTACAATATTCGACGAGTTCCCGCAGGTTGCCGAATGTACGCAACACTTTCACCAATATACTAAAAACTTCAAATGACAAACATACACACAAATCTCTTGGCTTTATATTATAACGTCCCATATAATTTGCTTTTTCTTGTTTGAAACCTTC
It encodes the following:
- the LOC121211149 gene encoding pentatricopeptide repeat-containing protein At2g33680, whose product is MKKLTVTLTRHGPSIKVLISQNLHPQALKASLFAHSPFLTDQIYSHFIKSGHSLDPFLSTALISHFAKHADLSRALSFFLDTPNPDTISFNSLISGLARFGRVGPVLGLFNELRHLGLKPDVFTLSSLVKGCDRIEENEIVHGVCLRLGFGSGAFVVSGLIENYAKSGDLVSAEKCFRDCFDVDNVVLTAMICCYFWNGEFDKGRQVFMKLRDLGFELNEFSLTGLISGLFDVKEGQLIHGVGLKMGFLCGGSLHFNNAVMSMYARCGSKLDAVKVFDEITEPDIVSWTERIGAALDGFEAFGIFNSLRRKGLGVNEYTMTNVLSAVAGEGLSCLGRQIQAVCQKEGYLKVVFVGNALISMYNKCGKMDDARCIFDVMIFQDSVSWNSLIAGYSDNGFVSLALKMFSDMRGPNVEVNCYTLASILKVASDSNSLHLAVQMHSYMIKCGFMSDDYVVSCLIATYGKCGSCNESRRVFSDVDKTSVMHLNAMLNTLVNADCHVDSLDLFRNTVDSKLEVDSKTFSIVLKACSAMTDLEQGRGVHSLALKSGFHQDCFVETAVIDLCCKCGNISDAERAFRYASVDNLAAWNAMITGYAQHGCYNEAFRLYDRMTVCRIEPDEITYLGLLTSCCHAGLLQEAQSYMNSMVECHGLIPHLEHYACMVDLLGRVGLLEDAKKTIDEMPIEPDARIWQILLSACNIHGNFDMGRVAATKLLELQPDNESAYILLSNLCASAGMWNAVRKLRREMKEKLVSKEPGSSWIQLRGSMHYFFADDLLHPEHKAIFLELSKLYEHMQDSKINGNFLLDL
- the LOC107947053 gene encoding uncharacterized protein; its protein translation is MEGSLFLVLKVMAIAVNFSAQALRQRTFPRAMADLALNPLPSQTSRRLELKRTKKQPNGVAIKKQEQNKLTYNRGVSSVMSSSNSDIESILGQPSAAETIKDFYMCINEKNLKGLEGYISEACYIEDCSFYNPFNGKREVIHFFYLLMGSMGQNVKFIIEHICEGDSFTAGVNWHLEWKQTQIPFTRGCSFYECSEEGEILVIKKARIIIESPLKPGGVVLVLLKNVTTIFDEFPQVAEWFLKSPNVILQWLLKIYAIFVAPLINPLLAGYVRIGKFMAGLFALAIKIVVYISRIFSR